One part of the Canis lupus dingo isolate Sandy chromosome 14, ASM325472v2, whole genome shotgun sequence genome encodes these proteins:
- the GHRHR gene encoding growth hormone-releasing hormone receptor, which produces MDSRVWGACIFCLLSPLPVVWGHVHPECDFITQLREDERSCLQAVEGMPNTTLGCPRTWDGLLCWPMVGSGEWVTLSCPDFFSHFSSEPGAVKRDCTITGWSEPFPPYPVACPVPLELLTEEKSYFSTVKIIYTLGHSISIVALFVAIAILVALRRLHCPRNYIHTQLFVTFILKAGAVFLKDAALFHGENTDHCSFSTVLCKVSVATSHFATMTNFSWLLVEAVYLTCLLASKSPSTRRAFWRLVLAGWGLPLLFTGMWVCCKVAFEDVACWDLDDSSPYWWIIKGPIVLSVGVNFGLFLNIIRILLRKLEPAQGSLHTEPQYWRLSKSTLLLIPLFGIHYVIFNFLPDSAGLGIRLPLELGLGSFQGFIVAILYCFLNQEVRTEISRRWHGHNPELLPARRALTKWTVPSRSGVKVLTSVC; this is translated from the exons ATGGACAGCAGGGTGTGGGGTGCCTGCATCTTCTGCTTGCTGAGCCCACTGCCAGTT GTATGGGGTCATGTGCACCCAGAGTGTGACTTCATCACCCAGTTGAGAGAGGATGAGAGGTCATGTCTGCAAGCAGTGGAAGGGATGCCCAACACCACGCTGG GCTGCCCGAGGACGTGGGATGGGCTGCTGTGCTGGCCAATGGTGGGCTCTGGCGAGTGGGTCACTCTCTCTTGTCCAGATTTCTTCTCTCACTTCAGCTCAGAGCCAG GGGCCGTGAAGCGGGACTGCACCATCACGGGCTGGTCTGAGCCCTTCCCACCTTACCCTGTGGCCTGCCCTGTGCCGCTAGAGCTGCTGACTGAGGAG AAATCCTACTTCTCCACCGTGAAGATCATCTACACCCTGGGCCATAGCATCTCCATCGTGGCCCTCTTCGTGGCCATTGCCATCCTGGTTGCTCTCAG GAGGCTCCACTGTCCCCGGAACTACATCCACACCCAGCTGTTTGTGACCTTCATCCTCAAGGCGGGAGCTGTGTTCCTGAAGGACGCCGCCCTCTTCCACGGGGAGAACACAGACCACTGCAGCTTCTCCACT GTTCTCTGCAAAGTCTCTGTGGCCACCTCCCATTTCGCCACCATGACCAACTTCAGCTGGCTGTTGGTGGAAGCTGTGTACCTGACCTGCCTCTTGGCCTCCAAGTCGCCCAGCACAAGGAGAGCCTTCTGGCGGCTGGTTCTTGCTGGCTGGG GGCTTCCCCTGCTCTTCACTGGCATGTGGGTGTGCTGCAAGGTGGCCTTTGAGGATGTTGC GTGCTGGGACCTGGATGACAGCTCCCCTTACTGGTGGATCATCAAAGGGCCCATCGTCCTCTCTGTTGGG GTGAACTTTGGGCTTTTTCTCAATATTATCCGCATCCTGCTGAGGAAACTGGAGCCGGCTCAGGGCAGCCTCCACACTGAGCCTCAGTACTG GCGTCTCTCTAAATCAACGCTTCTTCTCATCCCGCTGTTTGGAATTCACTATGTCATCTTCAACTTTCTGCCCGACAGTGCTGGCCTGGGCATCCGCCTCCCCCTGGAATTGGGCCTGGGCTCTTTCCAG GGCTTCATCGTTGCCATCCTGTATTGCTTCCTCAACCAAGAG GTGAGGACTGAGATCTCACGGAGGTGGCACGGCCACAACCCTGAGCTGCTGCCGGCCCGGAGGGCCCTCACCAAGTGGACGGTGCCTTCCCGCTCCGGGGTGAAGGTGTTGACATCTGTGTGCTAG